A region from the bacterium genome encodes:
- the gltX gene encoding glutamate--tRNA ligase, producing the protein MVRVRFAPAPTGYLHLGGARTALFNWLFVKQQHGKFILRIEDTDVKRSTDESVNAILDSLKWLGISWDEGPYFQSQRTHIYQEYAKKLLQDNQAYYCYCSPSELEILRKKATGEAPGYDGRCRNLSPTQRQEYESSGRKPTIRFKSPSGLTQVNDLIRGKVSFDNALFGDFIIFKSDGMPTYNFACIIDDALMGITHVIRGEDHISNTPRQILLYQALGFKIPVFAHLPLILGLDKTPLSKRHGDVAIEHYRQEGYLPEALMNYLALLGWSTSQSQQIFSKEELLIKFSIDRVSKNPAIFDLEKLRWLNGEYIRELDIDSLTGLCWEYLNKIRNSKFEIRILKFKEIVKLFQERIKTLSDFVKQAEFFFVNSPKYHPSAVEQILMKDGVRQILEQVKDRLVQLEPFDTNSIEKTIRELADQLKIKASDIIHPLRVALTGDKVSPGLFEVVALLGKEKVQERLIKIRWENG; encoded by the coding sequence ATGGTTCGAGTAAGATTCGCTCCGGCACCAACAGGATATTTGCATCTTGGAGGCGCCAGAACAGCTCTTTTTAACTGGCTTTTTGTTAAACAACAGCATGGTAAATTCATTTTACGCATAGAAGATACGGATGTTAAACGGTCAACTGATGAAAGTGTAAATGCCATCCTCGACAGTCTGAAGTGGCTTGGTATCAGCTGGGATGAGGGACCTTATTTTCAATCCCAAAGAACCCATATTTATCAAGAGTATGCAAAGAAATTATTACAGGATAATCAAGCATATTATTGTTATTGTTCCCCATCTGAATTAGAGATTCTTCGTAAAAAGGCAACTGGGGAGGCGCCAGGATATGATGGTCGGTGTAGAAACCTGTCCCCAACTCAGCGTCAAGAATATGAATCTTCTGGCAGGAAACCCACGATTAGATTTAAATCACCATCTGGACTAACTCAAGTAAATGATTTAATTCGAGGTAAAGTGTCTTTTGATAATGCCTTGTTTGGTGATTTTATCATTTTTAAATCAGATGGGATGCCAACTTATAATTTTGCCTGTATCATAGATGATGCTTTAATGGGGATTACCCATGTCATTCGTGGTGAAGACCATATTTCTAACACCCCACGCCAGATTTTATTATATCAAGCATTAGGATTTAAAATACCAGTATTTGCTCATCTACCCTTGATTTTGGGATTGGATAAAACGCCATTGAGTAAACGACATGGAGATGTTGCGATTGAACATTACCGGCAAGAAGGCTATTTGCCAGAGGCACTAATGAATTATCTCGCCCTTTTAGGTTGGTCAACGTCGCAAAGTCAGCAAATCTTTTCTAAAGAAGAATTATTAATAAAATTCTCCATAGACCGTGTCAGTAAAAACCCAGCTATTTTTGATTTAGAAAAACTACGCTGGTTAAATGGGGAATATATCAGAGAATTAGATATAGATTCACTGACCGGGTTATGTTGGGAATACTTAAACAAAATTCGAAATTCGAAATTTGAAATTCGAATTTTGAAATTTAAAGAGATAGTAAAACTTTTTCAGGAACGGATAAAGACACTTTCAGATTTTGTTAAACAGGCAGAATTTTTCTTTGTGAACAGCCCTAAATATCACCCATCTGCCGTTGAGCAAATCCTGATGAAAGACGGCGTCCGTCAAATTTTAGAACAGGTAAAAGATAGATTGGTTCAATTAGAACCGTTTGATACGAATTCTATTGAGAAAACTATTCGTGAATTAGCCGACCAGCTAAAAATAAAAGCCTCAGACATCATTCATCCTTTACGAGTAGCATTAACTGGAGATAAAGTTAGTCCAGGGTTGTTTGAAGTAGTCGCTTTATTAGGAAAAGAAAAAGTCCAGGAAAGACTCATTAAAATAAGGTGGGAAAATGGATAA
- the purN gene encoding phosphoribosylglycinamide formyltransferase — protein MDKLKIGILASGRGSNLQAIIDAVELGNLSADIAIVISDNKDAYALIRAQKYGIKTLFLDPKGFRREDYDRKVVEVLQEENIELVVLAGFMRIITPYFVNAYKNRIMNIHPALLPSFPGLHGQRQAIDYGVKISGATVHFVDEGCDTGPIILQAAVNVENDDTEETLSGRILEQEHKIYPQAIHLYAEGKLKVIGRKVRIKQK, from the coding sequence ATGGATAAATTGAAGATAGGAATTTTAGCCTCAGGTAGAGGGTCTAATTTACAGGCGATTATTGACGCCGTTGAGTTAGGGAATCTTTCGGCTGATATTGCCATAGTCATTAGTGATAACAAAGATGCCTATGCCTTGATTCGGGCACAAAAGTATGGAATTAAAACCCTTTTCCTTGACCCAAAAGGATTTAGAAGAGAGGATTATGACCGAAAGGTAGTTGAGGTTTTACAGGAAGAGAATATTGAATTAGTAGTCCTGGCGGGATTTATGCGAATTATCACCCCTTATTTTGTTAATGCTTACAAAAACAGAATTATGAACATTCACCCGGCGTTACTTCCATCTTTCCCAGGATTACACGGACAGCGACAGGCAATAGATTATGGCGTAAAGATTTCGGGTGCAACAGTACATTTTGTTGATGAGGGCTGTGATACAGGACCGATAATTTTACAAGCCGCGGTGAATGTTGAAAATGATGATACCGAAGAAACTTTATCTGGTCGAATTTTAGAACAAGAACATAAGATTTATCCGCAGGCTATCCATCTTTATGCTGAGGGGAAATTAAAGGTTATTGGAAGAAAAGTAAGGATAAAACAAAAATAA